In Spinacia oleracea cultivar Varoflay chromosome 5, BTI_SOV_V1, whole genome shotgun sequence, a single window of DNA contains:
- the LOC110794337 gene encoding protein LIGHT-DEPENDENT SHORT HYPOCOTYLS 4-like, which produces MDLSFSHHTSNNNNNNNNNNTSSFLLSCNTNITTTSSSSPSPSPTSPSTITTSPPPCTSRYENQKRRDWNTFGQYLKNHRPPLALNRCSGAHVLEFLRYLDQFGKTKVHTHLCPFYGHPNPPAPCPCPLRQAWGSLDALIGRLRAAFEENGGKPEMNPFGARAVRLYLREVRDSQSKARGISYEKKKRKRAPQNNSSLSPIGSISMMPPPPEPLPPPGCGG; this is translated from the coding sequence ATGGATCTTTCATTCTCTCATCACACatctaacaacaacaacaacaacaacaacaacaacacttcATCATTCCTCCTTTCTTGCAACACTAATATCACCACTACTTCATCTTCTTCACCTTCACCTTCTCCAACTTCACCTTCAACTATAACCACCAGTCCACCGCCGTGTACTAGCCGTTACGAGAACCAGAAACGCCGTGACTGGAACACCTTCGGCCAATACCTAAAGAACCACCGCCCCCCACTCGCCCTAAACCGCTGCAGTGGGGCCCACGTGCTGGAATTCCTACGCTACTTAGACCAGTTCGGAAAAACTAAGGTTCACACTCACCTTTGTCCCTTTTACGGGCACCCGAACCCGCCCGCCCCCTGCCCGTGCCCGCTCCGACAAGCGTGGGGATCACTTGATGCTTTGATCGGACGGTTGAGAGCTGCGTTTGAGGAAAACGGGGGTAAGCCCGAGATGAACCCGTTTGGGGCCCGGGCTGTACGGCTTTACCTAAGGGAGGTTAGGGATTCTCAGTCTAAGGCTAGAGGGATTAGTTATGAGAAAAAGAAGCGTAAACGGGCCCCACAGAATAATTCAAGCTTGAGCCCGATTGGGTCGATCTCGATGATGCCGCCGCCGCCGGAGCCACTGCCACCACCAGGTTGTGGTGGTTGA
- the LOC110794338 gene encoding protein LIGHT-DEPENDENT SHORT HYPOCOTYLS 4: protein MDSSSNITTLHHHQQFNPILQPPPSSSPTSLSATVSTTFSRYENQKRRDWNTFGQYLKNHRPPLALNRCSGAHVLEFLRYLDQFGKTKVHTHLCPFYGHPNPPAPCPCPLRQAWGSLDALIGRLRAAFEENGGKPDMNPFGARAVRLYLREVRDSQSKARGISYEKKKRKRVPQQVHNNSTTTS, encoded by the coding sequence ATGGACTCTTCATCAAACATCACCActctccaccaccaccaacaattCAACCCTATTCTCCAACCACCACCATCCTCCTCCCCAACCTCCCTATCCGCCACCGTTTCAACAACATTTTCCCGGTACGAAAACCAGAAACGCCGTGACTGGAACACCTTCGGCCAATACCTCAAAAACCACCGCCCCCCACTCGCCCTAAACCGCTGCAGTGGGGCCCACGTGCTGGAATTCCTACGCTACTTAGACCAGTTCGGAAAAACTAAGGTTCACACTCACCTTTGTCCCTTTTACGGGCACCCGAACCCGCCCGCCCCCTGCCCGTGCCCGCTCCGACAAGCGTGGGGATCACTTGATGCTTTGATCGGACGGTTGAGAGCTGCCTTTGAGGAAAACGGGGGTAagcccgatatgaacccgtttGGGGCCCGGGCTGTACGGCTTTACTTAAGGGAGGTTAGGGATTCTCAGTCTAAGGCTAGAGGGATTAGCTATGAGAAGAAGAAGCGTAAGCGGGTCCCACAACAAGTTCATAATAATTCTACTACTACTTCCTAA